agccacagcagtcagccAGCTAGGTAGGTAGCTGTTTATCTTTCTAGCACATTAATTTGTTTGTAAACAGTTAACAAGCTTGTTAGCTACCACGTcatgttcttgtcaaactgtcaacagagtagctagcaagcaacaagatatgccaAATAAATCTGAAAGCCATGTGAGGGAAAATAAATCTGATTTGACCGTTCAAGACAAGTCGCATGGCCTACGAAGTTGGTTTGAAATGTGGCTTGAAGTTTCAGATTCAATGTGGCTTTTGGCTGTTTCGACTGGAGGAAAAATAACAGATTCAAATCAGATATGCAAAAAAGTTGGATTTGAGTAacttcaaactgccaatgtgaacaagGCTACAGTAACCCCCTCCACAAATTATTTTCCTGTGAGATGAAAAATGACATTGCACAAGCCCTGTTTTGAAACTGATATGTGCTTTATCAGGGTAGTATACAATATTTAGAAAATTCCACCAGAGAGAGTCAGAGTTGAACAGCTTAACGCTTCAAAGTTCTCCATGTTGAACTAGGAGATGGACACACAGAGCCTTTGGTGTGCTTGTCAGCTGGTCTCTGCCAGAGACAGAGGAAACACATGGCTTTGACAGCCTGCCTAAAAATAGACAAGTGTATTACCAGTTATATATCGTTCCTCCAAATCAATTGGAAAGATATCATTCATTTTTGTAGGTCAGTAGATatattatttgacctttatttaagcagggaATCGCCATTAAGACTAGGTTCTCTTTAAGTAAAGTATTACTGTGTATGATTATTGACGGTGCTCTCCCAGGTCCTGCAGTAGCCCTGTAGTCCTCATGTATTCACCCAGGAATGTTTTGTCTTTCTGTCAGGTCCTTCAGAAGCTGGGTaaagctgatgagaccagggacACAGCGTTCGAGGAGGGCGTGGCTAACTTCAACAAGCAGATGGTGAGAGTCCCGACTCTTCCAACTCTCTCATTGAGATGGTGAACCCATTGTTGTGGCCCAATGTTCCCTGCCCTcccagcctacacacacacacacacactaacacacacactaacacacacactaacacacacactaacacacacactaacacacacactaacacacactaacacacacacactaacacacacacactaacacacacacacacacacacacaaacggatCCATGACTGACTTGAACCGTACTGGGCTGGTTAAGATAGTCTTTTCACAATATATTTTCCAGTATGGTTCCAGCAACTATGTTGTTTGTGTAACCAGGGCAGCACAGTACCGTTTGGTTCAGTAATGTGAAAATGGCATCATGCTCACAATCCCAGTTCAACCCATTGTTGTATTTTCCAGGCCGAGGGCACCAAACTACAGAAAGACTTGAGGGCCTACCTGGCAGCAGTTCAAAGTAAGAagcatgtctgtctgtgagtgtgtttgtacactacaactgtgtgtgtgcaggtttCCTGTAACTTATTATTAGGTTTTACAGTAATATCTGTCAGTTTATCTTGTCTATTTTGGAGTGACACAGTTGTAGTGttcacacacattaatacactcAGACCTCTTCCTGTCATTGGCCCAGTTTCATTTCAGTTTttggtctgtcctgtctgtccctgtGATCCTCAGCCATGCATGATGCGTCCAAGCGTCTGCAGGACTGTCTGGCGGATATGTACGAGCCAGAGTGGTTTGGCAAGGAGGAGGTGGATACCATCGCAGAGGTGAGAGAGACTAGCatggttcgtgtgtgtgtgtgatctatgGGAATTCAGGATGAAAGACTACCTGTTCCTCTGTGAAAGAGGTGTACAAAACTTCAGAGGTTGAATTAAATGTATAATTGAAAATGCAGAAAAGAACACGAGAACTTCAGATCAATTCTATTGGTTGTTTGAgtaaaaagagaatagaaaagggaACCAGTGTCTAGTTTCCTCCCTCCATTTCATCTGTCACATTCACTTCTTCTCAATGCAACacatactcctctctctctcactgcatgtctctttccctccatctctccatccttccgtctgtaggagatgatagagaaggagatggacTATTGCATGGAGGTAAAGGACAGCTCATTCATGACTGTATAGACTGGTGATGAATGAGGACTAGTGGGAATAGCTGTGGCCTACACTAGATCTATAGCTAGAAGACATGGCGCTAGTTTCAGACTAGCTCTGAACTGCACTGTTAGTGGAGCTGTTATTGGGGTGGGGGTGGGTGTATACGTGAGTCTTTGCATTTGTGAGTGTGTTGTTTGACTCTGCTGTGTGTATTGTAGGAGACAGACATCCTGTGGTCAGATTACCACGACAAGCTTGTGGACAATTCCATGATCGCCATGGATACCTATCTGGCCCAGTTCCCTGACATTAAGGTGTGTGTCACTGCAGTCAGGTGCTCGGTGTGTGTTTGGCCATTTTGAGAAAAATGAAACTccctaataaataaataaaaacgttTTTTATAACATTTTGATTGATTTTTCACAACATTAACAAATAGAACAGACTACACATACTGGTACAGAgggctctaacagaacagactacacATACTGGTACCGAgggctctaacagaacagactacacATACTGGTACCGAgggctctaacagaacagactacacATACTGGTACCGAgggctctaacagaacagactacgCATACTGGTACCGAgggctctaacagaacagactacacATACTGGTACCGAgggctctaacagaacagactacgCATACTGGTACCGAgggctctaacagaacagactacacATACTGGTACCGAgggctctaacagaacagactacgCATACTGGTACCGAGGGCTCGAACAGACTACGCATACTGGTACCGAgggctctaacagaacagactacgCATACTGGTACCGAgggctctaacagaacagactacacATACTGGTACCGAGGGCTCGAACAGAACAGACTACACATACTGGTACCGAGGGCTCGAACAGAACAGACTACGCATACTGGTACCGAgggctctaacagaacagactacacATACTGGTACCGAgggctctaacagaacagactacacATACTGGTACCGAgggctctaacagaacagactacacATACTGGTACCGAGGGCTCGAACAGAACAGACTACATATACTGGTACCGAggactctaacagaacagagtaCATGTACTGGTACCGAgggctctaacagaacagactacacATACTGGTACCGAGGGCTCTATACAACCTATATGGTGGAAGTTCAGAGTTACAGCTGATTAAAATGTAATGGTGATGTTCCTCTGtttgcggagactgcattcaccgTGAACGCTGCATATGTCTGCTCAATAGGAAATCACCTTTACATTTCTGGTGTGCAATCTTTAACGTTTCAGCGATCCTGGTTTTAAATGGAGCCCTGAAACAGCTCAGTTCCCTGACCAGTTAGAGGATACATCAatacatacatttgattggttcTCAAGAAGCTGCAGCCTTCTATCTATCAGTGACTCTGTGGGTATGTTTGTCTGGTGTCTCTGACCAGGCACGCATCGCTAAGCGGGACAGGAAGATGACCGACTACGACAGTGCGAGGCATCACTTTGGCTCCCTACAGAAGGGCAAGAAGCAGGACCAGGCCAAGATCGCCAAGGTAAGATGGCCGCCCGCTGCATCGTTTCCTGGGTTCATTACGGTATCACACTGCTGAGCCAAACCAAGCTGAGCCAGCTGTACTGGGATGGCCTGGTTTTGCATCTGCCATCGTTTAAATTAACAAACAATACATGCCATTtatcagatgcttttatccaaagcaacttagtcaTGGATGCCTACATGTTACGtacgggtggtcccgggaatcaaactcactatcctggcgttgcaagcaccatgctctaccaactacagAGGACCAGCATTTCTGGAACCTTCTTGGAAAGAACAGAACAATGTAAAGAGAAAATATCCAGGCCAGTTCAGGTCGGCTCTATAATGTGACTCAGTCATGACTCTATAAAGGCCATAACAAAGATAATGCAAATACCCACATTATGATGTCTGATGTCAGTAAGCAACATTCTGCATTGCAATTTTGGCGAGGCACGTTTTTCTATGCTTGCCACATGCTCCCATGGGCTTAGGCTATACCAGTTGAAATAAGCAACCAATCAACCTACTGGGGGAAAAAAGTCTCATTAACCTgtttttcatgtgtgtgtgtttgattgggTGTTAATGTACAATATGGAAATACTCTTGCCCTATTTCAAAACTCTCTCAAACCTGCCTGTCTTAATGCTAACCTGCCTGTCAAACTATTTGTCTTGcttctctctttcgctctgtccgtctgtctgcatgGCTAGCCGATGTCTCTTGTGGAGAAGGCTGCCCCAGGTTGGGCCCAGGGGATTCTGTCAGCTCATCAAATAGCCCAAACTAACCTGACCAGAAACCAGGTGACTGATGTCTAACTCACCCTCTCACCCCGGTCACAGTTCGCCCTGACCCCCCGCCATGCCTTCAACACTCACTTGTCATTCACCCATTCTGAGTTCTAATTCTATATTCTATGCCACCATGCCCTAACATTCTGTCTGCATTCCATGTCATTCTTTAGTTTGATTGTAGATAATGCGCTTTCTTTTGACTAACATATATTAACAAACATGGCACCGTAGAATTGTTCAACCTCTGTGGATGTGTGATGGTGTCTGTACAGGCATATACTAACATTATTTAACCTCTGTGGATGTGTCATGGTGTCTGTACAGGCATATACTAACATTGTTTAACCTCTGTGGATGTATCATGGTGTCTGTACAGGCAGAGGAGGAGTTAGGGAGAGCTCAGAAAGTATTTGAGGAGATCAACGTAGATCTGCAGGATGAGCTTCCACAGCTGTGGAACAGGTGagacctctccaccctctcactgACGCTACCAGGCTGACaatctccttccctctgtctttctgaaGAGCAACCCACTTACAACCACTGTTATCACGTTCTCTCTTCCACATGTCACCACAGACAGTCAGGCACACACAATGTTGCCAGCCaccatgttcacacacacacacacacacacacacacacacacacacacacacacacacacacacacacacacacacacacacacacacacacacacagtgttgccAGCCACCATGTTaacacgttctctctctctcctctcttctctctagtcgTGTTGGCTTCTATGTTAACACATTCCAGAGTATGGCTGGATATCAGCAGAGGTTCCACAAAGACATGGGAAAGGTGAGAGGGAGAGCTGGGTGCCTACCGTCAGTACATGGGACTGATTGATAATACATGTCTAGACTGATTAATTGACTTCCTCCAATCTTTCTGTTTGCAGCTGAACCAGGACCTGAATGATGTCATGACCAAACTGGATGAGCAGAGGCTGGCCAAGTGAGTGAGACTTGACATAATACCAATGTGTTGCGAATACCAGTGGAGTATTGTACGTATGATAGTGTTCATCTATGGCGTACCTGTCTACTTTGCCCCACTGTTATATGTACCTGTAAAATCTACCTATGTCTGGTGCACCTTTTAGGAACTTTATGGTAATTCTAGAGAAATGAGGTCCAATGCAATGCATACACAGGGTTGGGCAGTAACGGATTACATGACGACACAccgaatgtgtttgatggattgcggggaaagagcaggaataggcttttgtaggctacagtccaagctatgtcttccagtGGTGTGACTGCTGTTGGCATCCAAAGATGATCCAACATGAATAAACACTTGGAGGtaaggaggacagcagtggtgtagtgtaatttgatacggatatcacttattattgatcaaagcatgccattccatgagcgcagcattatttttcaactcgaatcaatgagcccaatcagtcctccatgacaacagtcaggctggctaataagtccttagttttggtgCTCAgataaaacaatttggctaatctatacttccatatgtCCAAGTCCTATTCTTTGCGATCAAgaggtataacatttattggaatgactggaattctgatagaatTTGGTTTATAATGTAAGGATATAATTTAAtcttattattatatgtagtagaaagcgatgggttagaagaagcctacataaccaacccaccaAGTAAAATGTAATATCCAAATAtgtccagctatgtaaactttaacattgatttatcctgcaatagatgttgttcaGTTGGCAACATACatgtttgtcttcttctaatgcctcttaaggggaaattaaatctaaaagtaacggaatgtaatcagattacgttactgagtttgggtaatccaaaagttctgtttttggacaggtaactaactacttttggacaggtaactagtaactgtaacagattacatttagaaagtaacctatccAACCCTGTGCTTACACATTCTAGTGAGGAAGTGAAATGACTGGCTGAATATAGAATACTGTAGAGTAAATTACACCCCACCCCCCCTACAGAAAGGCAGGTAAAGACTGGAAGCCTGGACCCAAGAAGAGGTAATGGACCTGACTGGGAGTGACCAGTGTGACAGTTtatatgtgcctgtgtgtgtccttCTGCATGGTGCAGTTAGATACTGACTGAGAATAAAGGacttgttggaaactacaactccctactacatcacacagttcagcaTGATCTGGTTTCTAAAGAGCTtgatggaaactacaactccctactacatcacacagttcagcaTGATCTGGTTTCTAAAGAGCTtgatggaaactacaactccctactacatcacacagttcagcaTGATCTGGTTTCTAAAGAGCTtgatggaaactacaactccctactacatcacacagttcggCAGCACTATGTGCACAATAGtggaaatggaattcaaataattgaactgaAGTTGGTGAATTTgttgtttaaaaaacaaaaaataaccgGCATTTTGGTTAATTGCACAGCACTAGTCTTTCTGCATGGTGCAGTTAGATACTGAGTGAGAGTAAAGGGTTGGAGGACTCAACACAGGATATATACAGACCTTTAGTTGTCCAAGTAGTGCATGGAGTTCTGCTGTGTGCATGGACATTCATGGGAGTTCCTCTAGTTCTCAGTCTGAGTGTCCGTGTGTTTCAGGTCAGGCACTCCTCTGCATGACGCTTAAGGAAGCCTTGTGTTGTGAGTTGGTGTCTCATGCCGCAGCAACGTCCCCAAATAGTTTTTGCTCTGAGCTGTGTATTTGTGGTGTACTACGCACGGTCTTGTTATATATTATTAATAAAGAATGGTTTGTTTGGCATATGCTCATTCTCCCTGCTAAAATGAGGCTGTACACACAGATCATTAAATATACTTCTCAACCCCCTGCTCCCATCTTGTGGTCTTGGTGGATGGTGCAGACTGTTGACTACACACAAATACATCtaggttgtgttcagtagggcacactgtaacaaaatgttttgcaacaaaaaTAACGAACGTCTGTGTTCTTATCAGACAAGTTCAATGGTTGTACCAACGCATTTCACTCAGTTTCAAAATGTTTTCTCTTACGCACACCAGTTGACCCTGTTCTGCTTTCCCATGGTGATACAGGGGGACAGTGTGTGCTAAAAAAACTAATCGGGGCGGCCGCCACCAGATAGTCAGACCTTCACCACTGTGGATGACTGAAACTGATAAGCTGCTACATCTTAGCCCGTTGTACTATCATCTTAGTGAACCGCCCGCACGTTGCTCCAACACAACTGAGGTTTTGTCCCCCctttcgttctctctcctcctcttccctctcttgttctctctcctcctcttccctctctcgttctctctcctcctcttccctctctcctcctcatccctctctctcgttctctctcctcctcttccctctctctcgttctctctcctcctcttccctctctctcgttctctctcctcctcttccctctctctcgttctctctcctcctcttccctctctctcgttctctctcctcctcttccctctctctcgttctctctcctcctcttccctctttctcgttctctctcctcctcttccctctttctcgttctctctcctcctctgccccctctctcgttctctctcctcctccctctctctcgttctctctcctcctcttccctctctctcgttctctctcctcctcttccctctctctcgttctctctcctcctctccctctctctcgttctctctcctcctcttccctctctctcgttctctctcctcctcttccctctctctcgttctctctcctcctcttccctctctctcgttctctctcctcctcttccctctttctcgttctctctcctcctcttccctctctcgttctctctcctcctcttccctctctcgttctctctcctcctcttccctctctcgttctctctcctcctcctccctctctcgttctctctcctcctcctccctctctcgttctctctcctcctcctccctctctcgttctctctcctcctcctccctctctcgttctctctcctcctccgccctctctcgttctctctcctcctcctccctctctcgttctctctcctcctcctccctctctcgttctctctcctcctcctccctctctcgttctctctcctcctcctccctctctcgttctctctcctcctcctccctctctcgttctctctcctcctcctccctctctcgttctctctcctcctcccccctctctcgttctctctcctcctcccccctctctcgttctctctcctcctcccccctctctcgttctctctcctcctcccccctctctcgttctctctcctcctcccccctctctcgttctctctcctcctcccccctctctcgttctctctcctcctcttccccctctctcgttctctctcctcctcttctcaccctctcgttctctctcctcctcttccccccctctcgttctctctcctcctcttccccccctctcgttctctctcctcctcttccccctctctcgttctctctcctcctcttccccctctctcgttctctctcctcctctgccccctctctcgttctctctcctcctctgccccctctctcgttctctctcctcctcttccccctctctcgttctctctcctcctcccccctctctcgttctctcctcctctcccctctctcgttctctcctcctctcccctctctcgttctctctcctcctcccccctctctcgttctctctcctcctcccccctctctcgttctctctcctcctcccccctctctcgttctctctcctcctcccccctctctcgttctctctcctcctcccccctctctcgttctctctcctcctcccccctctctcgttctctctcctcctcccccctctctcgttctctctcctcctcccccctctctcgttctctctcctcctcccccctctctcgttctctctcctcctcccccctctctcgttctctctcctcctcctccctctctcgttctctctcctcctcctccctctctcgttctctctcctcctcctccctctctcgttctctctcctcctcctccctctctcgttctctctcctcctcctccctctctcgttctctctcctcctcccccctctctcgttctctctcctcctcccccctttctcgttctctctcctcctcccccctctctcgttcttcctcctcctccctctctcgttctctctcctcctcctccctctctcgttctctctcctcctcctccctctctcgttctctctcctcctcctccctctctcgttctctctcctcctcctccctctctcgttctctctcctcctcctccctctctcgttctctctcctcctcctccctctctcgttctctctcctcctcctccctctctcgttctctctcctcctcccccctctctcgttctctctcctcctcccccctctctcgttctctctcctcctcccccctctctcgttctctctcctcctcccccctctctcgttctctctcctcctcccccctctctcgttctctctcctcctcttctccccctctctcgttctctctcctcctctcccccctctctcgttctctctcctcctcccccctctctcgttctctctcctcctcccccctctctcgttctctctcctcctcccccctctctcgttctctctcctcctcccccctctctcgttctctctcctcctcctcttccctctctctcgttctctctctctctcctcccccctctctcgttctctctcctcctcttccttctctcctcctcatccctctctcgttctctctcctcctcttccttctctcctcctcatccctctctctcgttctctctcctcctcttcccccctctctcgttctctctcctcctcttcccccctctctcgttctctctcctcctcttcccccctctcctcctcatccctctctcgttctctctcctcctcttccttctctcctcctcatccctctctctcgttctctctcctcctcttcccccctctctcgttctctctcctcctcttcccccctctctcgttctctctcctcctcttcccccctctctcgttctctctcctcctcttcccccctctctcgttctctctcctcctcttcccccctctctcgttctctctcctcctcttcccccctctctcgttctctctcctcctcttcccccctctctcgttctctctcctcctcttcccccctctctcgttctctctcctcctcttccccccctctcgttctctctcctcctcttccccccctctcgttctctctcctcctcttccccctctctcgttctctctcctcctcttccccctctctcgttctctctcctcctcttccccctctctcgttctctctcctcctcttccccctctctcgttctctctcctcctcttccccctctctcgttctctctcctcctcttccccctctctcgttctctctcctcctcttccccctctctcgttctctctcctcctcttccccctctctcgttctctctcctcctcttccccctctctcgttctctctcctcctcccccctctctcgttctctctcctcctcccccctctctcgttctctctcctcctcccccctctctcgttctctctcctcctcccccctctctcgttctctctcctcctcccccctctctcgttctctctctctctcctcccccctctctcgttctctctctctctcctcccccctctctcgttctctctctctctcctcccccctctctcgttctctctctctctcctcccccctctctcgttctctctctctctcctcccccctctctcgttctctctctcctcctcccccctctctcgttctctctctcctcctcttccccctctctcgttctctctctcctcctcttccccctctctcgttctctctctcctcctcttccccctctctcgttctctctctcctcctcttccccctctctcgttctctctctcctcctcttccccctctctcgttctctctctcctcctcttccccctctctcgttctctctctcctcctcttccccctctctcgttctctctctcctcctcttccccctctctcgttctctctctcctcctcttccccctctctcgttctctctctcctcctctgccccctctctcgttctctctctcctcctctgccccctctctcgttctctctcctcctcctctgccccctctctcctcctcctctgccccctctctcgttctctctcctcctctgccctctTTATTTTCTACTTTCTCCTTCCTAGAAAAATAAATAGAGtaaaatgttctctctctactgaacacaaccagGACATCTTCATCATGGCATGACACGGGAGTCAGTCAGtaattctccctttctctttcccagTGAGGCAGCCGCCGCCAACCACAGCGTTACCCCAGACGCTGCACCCAAGGTAAGGTTCCCTCATACAGGGGCTGTAAcgtgtctgactgtctctgtgtttgtcttgAGTGACTGGGGTTTGTGTGTTGATGAACGAGTGTAATTTTCAGAAACGTGTGGGGGAAATCTTGAGTTTAGGGTCTGTTTTAAGGTTTAAGGTCAAGAGGGTGGAAAAAGGAGAGGACGGTACAAttgcgagcacacacacacacagtcgccaACATTCTCTTCAGGAAAACTGTCAAAgcgagagatgaaacccagagcATGTTGAATAGAGTTTCTCTCCATTGGTTTGATAGACATGTGCTTTTCTAACATAGAAGCAAGCCTCATAGACACCACTTACAGACTAGAACTGGATTCAATCCATGGCGCGTTATAGAGCAGCACATTGCTTTACAGACTAGGGCTGGATCCAATCCATGGTGCGTTATAGAGCAGCACATTGCCTTACAGACTAGGGCTGGATCCAATCCATGGCGCGTTATAGAGCAGCACATTGCCTTACAGACTAGGGCTGGATCCAATCCATGGAGCATTATAGAGCAGCGCATTGCACTTGATTTCTAAAGGTAATTTACGCTTCAGCCAACATGCGCAGCGTTTACAGTAAACACAATCTCCAGgaatgtcagggaaattgccttGAAAAGGCACATTGTCGTCTGTCCAGAGCGCTGCTCCATGACCCACCTTGGATTGGATACCGGCCTACGTAACAGTAACCTACTATTACTAGTGTGCTGGTGTGTTTTACTAACCTGTGTGCTGTGTCTCCCTCACTACTGTTGCATGTGTGTACATACTTCCGTGGACCCTCCAGACGAGGCCGGCACCCCCTGGACCCGCCCCTGTACGCCCGCCCCCCAGCCCCAGACCCTCGTTGACTCCAGCTCCAGACACGCAACAGGACATAATCTCGTTCGATGGCGAAGCACTGGTTCCCGACGCTAACACAACCACACCGTCACAGGCAACCGCACCGTCACAGGCAACCGCACCGTCACAGGCAACCACTCCGTCACAGCCGC
This genomic stretch from Salvelinus fontinalis isolate EN_2023a chromosome 41, ASM2944872v1, whole genome shotgun sequence harbors:
- the bin1b gene encoding myc box-dependent-interacting protein 1b isoform X3, with the protein product MAEEQGKTGKGINTGKLATNMQKRLSRAQEKVLQKLGKADETRDTAFEEGVANFNKQMAEGTKLQKDLRAYLAAVQTMHDASKRLQDCLADMYEPEWFGKEEVDTIAEETDILWSDYHDKLVDNSMIAMDTYLAQFPDIKARIAKRDRKMTDYDSARHHFGSLQKGKKQDQAKIAKPMSLVEKAAPGWAQGILSAHQIAQTNLTRNQAEEELGRAQKVFEEINVDLQDELPQLWNSRVGFYVNTFQSMAGYQQRFHKDMGKLNQDLNDVMTKLDEQRLANEAAAANHSVTPDAAPKTRPAPPGPAPVRPPPSPRPSLTPAPDTQQDIISFDGEALVPDANTTTPSQATAPSQATAPSQATTPSQPQAASWDSWETDTAVEAAAGAATTAVTNGSSEVLPAGVIYKVKAMHDYAATDGDELEMKAGDVVLVLAWENPDEQDDGWLMGVKESHWLENKDLLAKGVFPENFTQKL
- the bin1b gene encoding myc box-dependent-interacting protein 1b isoform X1; translated protein: MAEEQGKTGKGINTGKLATNMQKRLSRAQEKVLQKLGKADETRDTAFEEGVANFNKQMAEGTKLQKDLRAYLAAVQTMHDASKRLQDCLADMYEPEWFGKEEVDTIAEETDILWSDYHDKLVDNSMIAMDTYLAQFPDIKARIAKRDRKMTDYDSARHHFGSLQKGKKQDQAKIAKPMSLVEKAAPGWAQGILSAHQIAQTNLTRNQAEEELGRAQKVFEEINVDLQDELPQLWNSRVGFYVNTFQSMAGYQQRFHKDMGKLNQDLNDVMTKLDEQRLAKKAGKDWKPGPKKSEAAAANHSVTPDAAPKTRPAPPGPAPVRPPPSPRPSLTPAPDTQQDIISFDGEALVPDANTTTPSQATAPSQATAPSQATTPSQPQAASWDSWETDTAVEAAAGAATTAVTNGSSEVLPAGVIYKVKAMHDYAATDGDELEMKAGDVVLVLAWENPDEQDDGWLMGVKESHWLENKDLLAKGVFPENFTQKL
- the bin1b gene encoding myc box-dependent-interacting protein 1b isoform X2, translating into MAEEQGKTGKGINTGKLATNMQKRLSRAQEKVLQKLGKADETRDTAFEEGVANFNKQMAEGTKLQKDLRAYLAAVQTMHDASKRLQDCLADMYEPEWFGKEEVDTIAEETDILWSDYHDKLVDNSMIAMDTYLAQFPDIKARIAKRDRKMTDYDSARHHFGSLQKGKKQDQAKIAKPMSLVEKAAPGWAQGILSAHQIAQTNLTRNQAEEELGRAQKVFEEINVDLQDELPQLWNSRVGFYVNTFQSMAGYQQRFHKDMGKLNQDLNDVMTKLDEQRLAKKAGKDWKPGPKKSEAAAANHSVTPDAAPKTRPAPPGPAPVRPPPSPRPSLTPAPDTQQDIISFDGEALVPDANTTTPSQATAPSQATAPSQATTPSQPQTDTAVEAAAGAATTAVTNGSSEVLPAGVIYKVKAMHDYAATDGDELEMKAGDVVLVLAWENPDEQDDGWLMGVKESHWLENKDLLAKGVFPENFTQKL
- the bin1b gene encoding myc box-dependent-interacting protein 1b isoform X4 — encoded protein: MAEEQGKTGKGINTGKLATNMQKRLSRAQEKVLQKLGKADETRDTAFEEGVANFNKQMAEGTKLQKDLRAYLAAVQTMHDASKRLQDCLADMYEPEWFGKEEVDTIAEETDILWSDYHDKLVDNSMIAMDTYLAQFPDIKARIAKRDRKMTDYDSARHHFGSLQKGKKQDQAKIAKAEEELGRAQKVFEEINVDLQDELPQLWNSRVGFYVNTFQSMAGYQQRFHKDMGKLNQDLNDVMTKLDEQRLAKKAGKDWKPGPKKSEAAAANHSVTPDAAPKTRPAPPGPAPVRPPPSPRPSLTPAPDTQQDIISFDGEALVPDANTTTPSQATAPSQATAPSQATTPSQPQAASWDSWETDTAVEAAAGAATTAVTNGSSEVLPAGVIYKVKAMHDYAATDGDELEMKAGDVVLVLAWENPDEQDDGWLMGVKESHWLENKDLLAKGVFPENFTQKL
- the bin1b gene encoding myc box-dependent-interacting protein 1b isoform X5, which translates into the protein MAEEQGKTGKGINTGKLATNMQKRLSRAQEKVLQKLGKADETRDTAFEEGVANFNKQMAEGTKLQKDLRAYLAAVQTMHDASKRLQDCLADMYEPEWFGKEEVDTIAEETDILWSDYHDKLVDNSMIAMDTYLAQFPDIKARIAKRDRKMTDYDSARHHFGSLQKGKKQDQAKIAKPMSLVEKAAPGWAQGILSAHQIAQTNLTRNQAEEELGRAQKVFEEINVDLQDELPQLWNSRVGFYVNTFQSMAGYQQRFHKDMGKLNQDLNDVMTKLDEQRLAKKAGKDWKPGPKKSEAAAANHSVTPDAAPKTDTAVEAAAGAATTAVTNGSSEVLPAGVIYKVKAMHDYAATDGDELEMKAGDVVLVLAWENPDEQDDGWLMGVKESHWLENKDLLAKGVFPENFTQKL